In bacterium YEK0313, one genomic interval encodes:
- a CDS encoding 3 beta-hydroxysteroid dehydrogenase/Delta 5-->4-isomerase, translating to MKVLVTGASGFVGRTIAGYLAEQGHAVSACARDPAALAVAPGITPRALPDLEGDVDWRPLLAEIDAVVHAAGLAHQPAGTDEARMMRVNAEAAARLAAAAAAAGIGRFVLISSIRAMTGPTAPAALTEADPARPTDAYGRSKLAGERLVRDALGTAVVLRPTVVHGAGAKANMAKLARLARLPLPLPIGSLAGRRSLVSDRNLAAAAAFALMDERTRGGLFHVTDGEALTVPAMIAAMRRSLGRAAGTFGLPAGLDARLVRLLLPGLYDQLGRDLVADDAKLVAAGWTPVETSAAGLARLVQAASGRQTRL from the coding sequence GTGAAGGTCCTGGTCACCGGCGCAAGCGGCTTCGTCGGCCGGACGATCGCCGGCTATCTGGCGGAGCAGGGCCATGCCGTATCGGCCTGCGCCCGCGATCCCGCCGCGCTGGCCGTTGCGCCCGGCATCACGCCGCGAGCGCTGCCGGACCTCGAAGGCGACGTCGACTGGCGCCCGCTGCTGGCGGAGATCGATGCGGTGGTCCACGCGGCGGGCCTTGCCCATCAGCCGGCCGGCACGGACGAGGCGCGCATGATGCGCGTCAACGCCGAGGCCGCCGCCCGCCTGGCCGCGGCCGCCGCGGCTGCCGGCATCGGCCGCTTCGTCCTGATCTCCTCGATCCGGGCCATGACCGGGCCGACGGCGCCGGCGGCCCTGACCGAGGCCGACCCGGCCCGGCCGACCGACGCCTATGGGCGCTCCAAGCTCGCCGGCGAACGGCTGGTGCGCGACGCGCTCGGCACAGCCGTCGTGCTGAGGCCGACCGTCGTTCATGGCGCCGGCGCCAAGGCCAATATGGCGAAGCTCGCGCGGCTTGCCCGCCTGCCCCTGCCGCTGCCGATCGGCAGCCTCGCCGGCCGGCGCTCGCTGGTCTCGGATCGCAATCTCGCCGCTGCGGCGGCCTTCGCCCTGATGGACGAGAGGACGCGGGGCGGCCTGTTCCACGTCACCGACGGCGAGGCGCTGACCGTGCCGGCCATGATCGCCGCCATGCGCCGGTCGCTCGGCCGGGCAGCCGGCACGTTCGGCCTGCCGGCCGGGCTCGATGCGCGGCTGGTTCGGCTGCTCCTCCCCGGCCTCTACGATCAGCTCGGCCGCGACCTGGTCGCCGACGATGCGAAGCTCGTCGCCGCCGGCTGGACGCCGGTCGAAACGAGCGCGGCCGGCCTCGCTCGGCTCGTGCAGGCCGCGTCGGGCCGTCAGACCCGCTTGTAG
- the wbpE gene encoding UDP-2-acetamido-2-deoxy-3-oxo-D-glucuronate aminotransferase produces the protein MTEAAPLSPLPFIDLGAQRRRLGGDIDAAILKVVNHGAYIMGPEVFALEKALAEFCGAKEVISCASGTDALALILMAKGVKPGDAVLCPAFTFAATAEVVAWVGATPVFLDVHPDTFNVDAASLAAGVKTARERGLNPVGFIPVDLFGQPADYDALEPICAEQGLWLLSDAAQSFGATYKTRKVGTIGIATATSFFPAKPLGCYGDGGAVFTDDPELAAVMRSLRIHGQNNDDKYDNQRIGLNGRMDTIQAAVLIEKLKIFADEVAARQRIAARYNALLGDIVDVPVVLDGLTSSWAQYTIKLRGADRATVAARLKAEGIPTAIYYPRPLNQQTAYKHYPSAGNGLPVSDRLADEVLALPMHPYLDEATQDRIAAGLRAALAAR, from the coding sequence ATGACCGAAGCCGCGCCGCTCAGCCCCCTGCCGTTCATCGATCTCGGCGCCCAGCGCCGACGCCTCGGCGGCGATATCGACGCGGCCATTCTCAAGGTGGTCAACCACGGCGCCTATATCATGGGCCCCGAGGTCTTCGCGCTGGAGAAGGCGCTGGCCGAGTTCTGCGGCGCGAAGGAGGTCATTTCCTGCGCCAGCGGCACCGACGCCCTCGCCCTGATCCTGATGGCCAAGGGCGTCAAGCCGGGCGATGCGGTCCTGTGCCCCGCCTTCACCTTTGCGGCCACCGCCGAGGTCGTGGCCTGGGTCGGCGCGACGCCCGTCTTCCTGGACGTTCACCCCGATACCTTCAACGTCGACGCGGCCTCGCTCGCCGCCGGCGTCAAGACGGCGCGCGAGCGCGGCCTCAATCCGGTCGGCTTCATTCCGGTCGATCTGTTCGGCCAGCCGGCCGATTACGACGCGCTGGAGCCGATCTGCGCCGAACAGGGCCTCTGGCTCCTGTCGGACGCCGCACAGTCCTTCGGCGCCACCTACAAGACCCGCAAGGTCGGCACCATCGGCATCGCCACCGCCACCTCGTTCTTCCCCGCCAAACCGCTCGGCTGCTATGGCGATGGCGGCGCGGTCTTCACCGACGACCCGGAGCTCGCCGCCGTCATGCGCTCGCTGCGCATCCACGGCCAGAACAACGACGACAAATATGACAACCAGCGGATCGGCCTCAACGGCCGCATGGACACGATCCAGGCCGCCGTCCTCATCGAGAAGCTGAAGATCTTCGCCGACGAGGTGGCCGCCCGGCAGCGCATCGCCGCCCGCTACAATGCCCTGCTCGGCGACATCGTGGACGTGCCTGTCGTGCTCGACGGCCTCACCTCGAGCTGGGCGCAATATACCATCAAGCTGCGCGGCGCAGACCGCGCCACGGTCGCGGCACGACTCAAGGCCGAGGGCATTCCCACCGCCATCTATTATCCGCGGCCGCTGAACCAGCAGACCGCCTACAAGCACTATCCGAGCGCCGGCAACGGCCTGCCGGTCAGCGACCGGCTCGCCGACGAGGTGCTGGCCCTGCCGATGCACCCCTATCTCGACGAAGCGACCCAGGACCGCATCGCCGCGGGCCTGCGGGCAGCCCTCGCGGCGCGCTGA
- a CDS encoding CGNR zinc finger, producing MSGTPHAGLDHPARRSADAKLCLEFVNTVAWRNSAAPEEKLPSAHALVDWCTGAGLIGARDRSRLAAALADAPAADRLYRTALGFRDATYRLLRARIDGRSGAAADFAALNTVIAAMPQRQVLAPGPEGIGWHDTGRPASALDMLAPLVWSAADLLSGPRAERVKQCADPKGCGWLFLDESRTGTRRWCSMGDCGNRAKARRHYERSRAGLG from the coding sequence ATGTCCGGAACGCCACATGCAGGCCTCGACCATCCGGCGCGCCGCAGTGCCGATGCCAAGCTGTGCCTGGAATTCGTCAACACGGTGGCCTGGCGCAATTCGGCAGCGCCGGAGGAAAAGCTTCCATCAGCGCATGCGCTCGTCGACTGGTGCACCGGGGCGGGGCTGATCGGCGCGCGGGACCGTTCCCGCCTTGCCGCGGCCCTGGCCGATGCGCCCGCCGCCGACAGGCTGTACCGGACGGCGCTTGGCTTTCGTGATGCGACCTACCGGCTGCTGCGCGCGCGCATCGACGGCAGGTCGGGCGCCGCCGCGGATTTCGCCGCGCTGAACACGGTCATCGCAGCCATGCCGCAGCGCCAGGTCCTGGCGCCCGGGCCCGAAGGGATCGGCTGGCACGACACGGGCCGGCCGGCCAGCGCACTCGACATGCTGGCGCCGCTCGTCTGGTCGGCCGCCGATCTGCTGAGCGGACCGCGCGCCGAACGGGTGAAGCAGTGCGCGGATCCCAAGGGCTGCGGCTGGCTGTTTCTCGACGAAAGCCGCACGGGTACACGCCGCTGGTGCTCGATGGGCGATTGCGGCAATCGCGCCAAGGCGCGGCGGCACTATGAGCGCAGCCGCGCCGGCCTCGGCTGA
- the manC1 gene encoding Mannose-1-phosphate guanylyltransferase 1: protein MGAAASQKGSDTMSGETRIVPVILSGGAGTRLWPASREAHPKQFLPLLGDRSTFEDTLARVSDRSVFAEPMVVTGEDFRFLVADQLTRAGVAGRIVLEPMRRDSGPAIAVAAELLRQRDPDAVMLVLAADHLVTDPQAFTATAAAGLDAAQAGALVTFGIRPTQPATGYGYIRPGATMDGRVNMVAAFVEKPDAETATRFVAEGYLWNSGNFLFRADVFLGELKRFEPEIAAAAAKVATAIARDEAGGISFERIDRELFAASPAKSVDYAVMERTDRAAVIAADYAWSDLGSWNALWEISPKDADGNAARGAVSLIGARNVFVASEEVHTAVIGLEDIVVVATKDAVLVARRDVAGDLKTLVGDLRADETTRRLADEHRKVLRPWGSYEGVDRGTRFQVKRIVVKPGARLSLQKHFHRSEHWVVVTGTATVEIDGVEKLVRENESVYIPLGAWHRLTNHGRIDLELIEVQSGSYLGEDDIVRSQDDYKRV, encoded by the coding sequence ATGGGCGCGGCGGCGTCGCAGAAGGGTTCGGACACCATGTCGGGTGAGACACGCATCGTACCGGTCATCCTTTCCGGCGGCGCCGGCACGCGGCTCTGGCCGGCATCCCGCGAAGCCCACCCGAAACAGTTCCTGCCGCTGCTCGGCGACCGGTCGACGTTCGAGGATACCCTGGCGCGTGTCTCCGACCGTTCGGTCTTCGCCGAGCCGATGGTGGTCACCGGCGAGGATTTCCGTTTTCTCGTCGCCGACCAGCTGACCCGGGCGGGCGTTGCCGGCCGGATCGTGCTCGAACCGATGCGGCGGGATTCCGGACCGGCCATCGCGGTTGCGGCCGAGCTGCTGCGGCAAAGGGACCCGGATGCGGTCATGCTGGTGCTCGCCGCCGATCACCTCGTCACCGATCCCCAGGCCTTCACGGCGACCGCCGCCGCCGGTCTCGACGCGGCCCAGGCGGGCGCGCTCGTCACCTTCGGCATCAGGCCGACGCAGCCGGCGACCGGCTATGGCTATATCCGGCCCGGCGCAACCATGGACGGGCGGGTCAATATGGTCGCCGCCTTCGTGGAAAAGCCCGATGCCGAGACCGCGACGCGCTTTGTCGCGGAGGGCTATCTCTGGAATTCCGGCAATTTCCTGTTTCGCGCCGACGTCTTCCTCGGTGAACTGAAGCGGTTCGAGCCGGAGATTGCCGCAGCGGCGGCCAAGGTCGCCACCGCCATCGCGCGCGACGAAGCCGGCGGCATCAGCTTCGAGCGGATCGACCGCGAGCTGTTCGCCGCTTCGCCGGCGAAATCGGTCGACTACGCCGTCATGGAGCGGACCGACCGTGCGGCGGTGATCGCCGCCGACTATGCCTGGTCGGATCTCGGCTCCTGGAACGCGCTCTGGGAGATCTCGCCCAAGGATGCGGACGGCAATGCCGCCCGCGGCGCGGTATCGCTGATCGGCGCGCGCAACGTCTTCGTGGCGAGCGAAGAGGTGCACACCGCCGTCATCGGGCTCGAGGACATTGTGGTGGTCGCGACCAAGGATGCGGTGCTGGTCGCGCGCCGCGACGTCGCCGGCGACCTGAAGACGCTGGTCGGCGATCTGCGCGCCGACGAGACGACGCGGCGCCTTGCCGACGAGCACCGCAAGGTGCTGCGCCCCTGGGGATCCTATGAGGGGGTCGACCGCGGCACCCGCTTCCAGGTCAAGCGGATCGTGGTCAAGCCGGGCGCGCGCCTGTCGCTGCAGAAGCATTTCCACCGCTCGGAGCATTGGGTGGTGGTGACCGGCACGGCGACGGTCGAGATCGACGGCGTCGAGAAGCTCGTGCGCGAGAACGAGAGCGTCTACATCCCGCTCGGCGCCTGGCACCGCCTGACCAATCACGGCCGCATCGACCTCGAGCTCATCGAGGTGCAGTCGGGCAGCTATCTCGGCGAGGACGACATCGTCCGCTCGCAGGACGACTACAAGCGGGTCTGA
- the tagO gene encoding putative undecaprenyl-phosphate N-acetylglucosaminyl 1-phosphate transferase translates to MSPLLAIVLAACAAAALAWLAIALTRPLMVKLALARPNGRSSHREPIPQGAGVGLMAALIAIALGATGLASGMDRSLVFLAAAALGLTALGLVDDIWPLRWRLKLVLQILFCLLAVAGLPSSLRLLPLDGLYWPERAVMTVALVAMVNIVNFIDGIDEITAGHCAPALAAAALAGALSLAGPTTGLTAAAGLGAVAGFWLWNRHPARIFLGDAGSQRRGLVVGWLALRLSAEGALAAGLLIVLYPVTDATITLAGRLMRGCNIAEPHRDHGYQRAVDSGVAVRRVSAVVALISAATAVLALVALAAPYPAVQVLALAIGLCWTVLPVLGWQRRRPAAAASRP, encoded by the coding sequence ATGTCTCCGCTCCTCGCGATCGTGCTGGCAGCATGCGCTGCCGCCGCCCTCGCATGGCTCGCGATCGCGCTGACACGGCCGCTGATGGTCAAGCTCGCGCTCGCGCGTCCAAATGGCCGCTCCTCGCATCGCGAGCCCATCCCGCAGGGCGCCGGCGTCGGCCTCATGGCGGCGCTCATCGCCATCGCCCTGGGCGCCACAGGCCTTGCCTCGGGCATGGACCGCAGCCTCGTCTTCCTCGCCGCTGCGGCCCTCGGCCTCACCGCGCTCGGCCTGGTCGACGACATCTGGCCATTGCGCTGGCGGCTGAAGCTCGTCCTGCAGATCCTGTTCTGCCTCCTGGCGGTGGCCGGGCTGCCGTCCTCGCTGCGGCTCCTGCCGCTCGACGGCCTCTACTGGCCCGAGCGCGCGGTCATGACCGTCGCGCTCGTCGCAATGGTCAATATCGTCAACTTCATCGACGGGATCGACGAGATCACCGCAGGGCACTGCGCCCCGGCCCTCGCCGCGGCGGCCCTGGCCGGAGCCCTGTCGCTCGCCGGTCCGACGACCGGCCTGACGGCGGCCGCAGGGCTCGGCGCCGTGGCCGGCTTCTGGCTCTGGAACCGGCACCCCGCACGCATCTTCCTTGGCGATGCCGGCAGCCAGCGCCGCGGCCTGGTGGTCGGCTGGCTCGCGCTGCGCCTGAGCGCCGAGGGCGCCCTGGCCGCCGGCCTGCTGATCGTGCTCTACCCCGTGACCGATGCGACGATCACGCTGGCTGGCCGGCTCATGCGCGGCTGCAACATTGCCGAACCGCATCGCGACCACGGCTATCAGCGCGCGGTCGACAGCGGCGTGGCGGTGCGACGTGTCTCGGCGGTCGTCGCGCTGATCTCCGCCGCGACCGCGGTGCTCGCGCTCGTCGCCCTTGCCGCGCCCTATCCTGCCGTCCAGGTTCTGGCTCTGGCCATCGGCCTCTGCTGGACGGTGCTGCCGGTCCTCGGCTGGCAGCGCCGGCGGCCTGCAGCGGCGGCATCCCGGCCGTGA
- the selD gene encoding Selenide, water dikinase codes for MNIQAPIEAPVRLTSLAHGGGCGCKLAPSVLQDLLAGQPAAGPFHRLLVGTETGDDAAVYQVDEQTCIIATTDFFMPMVDDPHDFGRIAATNAISDVYAMGGTPIMALAILGMPIGKLPVGTIRAILQGGAQVCSDAGIPVAGGHSIDSPEPIYGLAVIGTCRPQDVRRNGGARPGDRLILTKGLGVGIYSSAIKKDRLSAEAYAEMIASTTLLNRTGQRLGANPDIHAMTDVTGFGLIGHGLEMARASGALLVVRAPAVPLLAEAEALAKLGCVTGASLRNWASYGAEAELGGDIAEWQRHVLTDPQTSGGLLLACAPEAAEALAASLRAEGYPRTAIIGHVEAGKAGLRVEA; via the coding sequence ATGAACATCCAGGCCCCCATCGAAGCGCCCGTGCGGTTGACCAGCCTTGCCCATGGCGGCGGCTGCGGCTGCAAGCTCGCCCCGTCGGTCCTGCAGGACCTGCTCGCCGGCCAGCCCGCGGCCGGACCTTTCCATCGGCTCCTGGTCGGCACCGAGACCGGCGACGATGCCGCCGTCTACCAGGTCGACGAGCAGACCTGCATCATCGCGACCACCGATTTCTTCATGCCCATGGTCGACGATCCCCACGATTTCGGACGCATCGCTGCGACCAATGCCATTTCCGACGTCTACGCCATGGGCGGAACGCCGATCATGGCCCTGGCGATCCTCGGCATGCCGATCGGCAAGCTGCCGGTCGGGACCATCCGCGCCATTCTCCAGGGCGGCGCGCAGGTCTGCTCCGACGCCGGCATCCCGGTCGCGGGCGGCCATTCCATCGACTCGCCGGAGCCGATCTACGGCCTTGCCGTCATCGGCACCTGCCGGCCGCAGGACGTCAGGCGCAATGGCGGCGCGCGACCCGGCGATCGGCTGATCCTGACCAAGGGGCTCGGCGTCGGCATCTATTCGTCGGCCATCAAGAAAGACAGGCTGTCGGCCGAAGCCTATGCCGAGATGATCGCCTCGACGACGCTGCTGAACCGGACCGGCCAGCGGCTCGGGGCGAACCCCGACATCCATGCCATGACCGACGTCACCGGTTTCGGCCTCATCGGCCACGGGCTGGAAATGGCCCGCGCTTCCGGCGCGCTGCTGGTGGTGCGCGCGCCGGCCGTGCCGCTCCTGGCCGAGGCCGAAGCCCTGGCGAAACTCGGCTGCGTCACCGGCGCTTCGCTTCGCAACTGGGCGAGCTACGGCGCGGAGGCCGAGCTCGGCGGTGATATTGCGGAGTGGCAGCGCCATGTCCTGACCGACCCGCAGACGTCCGGCGGGCTGCTCCTCGCCTGCGCGCCGGAGGCGGCCGAGGCGCTCGCCGCATCGCTCCGCGCCGAAGGTTATCCGCGAACGGCGATCATCGGGCATGTCGAGGCGGGCAAGGCCGGCCTCAGGGTCGAGGCCTGA
- a CDS encoding Oxidoreductase molybdopterin binding domain protein: MPSLMPLPRRLALALLLLVAAGPAMAEGADVGSPAGLVVQAGEAAPLTLTRDRLAALPQITQRVTQRTGRGETTAEWTGPLLWTVLTSAGLVDPDNHGDHPKLMARMTGRDGYAVVVALAELAPDYQGQPILVALRRDGTDLAEGALRLVVPGDGRAGRSVRDLARITVSR; encoded by the coding sequence ATGCCGTCCCTGATGCCGCTGCCCCGTCGGCTTGCCCTGGCCCTGCTCCTGCTGGTCGCGGCCGGGCCGGCCATGGCCGAGGGTGCCGACGTCGGCAGCCCGGCCGGCCTCGTCGTCCAGGCTGGCGAGGCCGCGCCGCTCACGCTGACACGCGACAGGCTCGCGGCCCTGCCGCAGATCACCCAGCGCGTGACCCAGCGGACCGGTCGGGGCGAGACGACGGCCGAATGGACCGGTCCCCTGCTCTGGACGGTGCTGACCAGCGCCGGCCTGGTCGACCCGGACAATCACGGCGACCATCCAAAACTGATGGCGCGCATGACCGGTCGGGACGGCTATGCGGTCGTGGTGGCGCTCGCCGAGCTTGCGCCGGACTATCAGGGGCAGCCGATCCTGGTCGCATTGCGCCGCGACGGCACCGACCTGGCGGAAGGCGCGCTGCGCCTCGTCGTGCCGGGCGATGGCCGGGCCGGTCGATCCGTGCGTGATCTCGCCCGCATCACCGTCTCGCGCTGA